One window of Mycoplasma cottewii genomic DNA carries:
- the pta gene encoding phosphate acetyltransferase produces MYSIQDIKNRLSENADKKSIVFPEGEASIIQNVAKTLVEEKLGNPILLFKNEADIPSDLKNHSDIKVIAIDKLDTTALEEKFVEIRKGKATIEVAKQMMQLPNYVGAMLVKMNQADCMLSGLNNTTADTIRPALQIIGTKPGYSIASSVFIMSKGEENYIFTDCALNIRPTSQQLADMTDMAADFAKTLNVKNVEAALLSYSTNGSGKGEDVDRVHAAVEILKNKEKDYLADGEIQFDAAFDKSVRDKKFPNNLLTKQTPDIFVFPDINAGNIGYKIAQRMGGFEAIGPFVLGLNQPVNDLSRGATLVDVLNTAIMTLHLS; encoded by the coding sequence ATGTATTCAATACAAGATATTAAAAATAGATTATCTGAAAATGCAGATAAAAAAAGTATTGTTTTTCCAGAAGGAGAAGCAAGTATAATACAAAATGTAGCTAAAACATTAGTAGAAGAAAAACTAGGAAATCCAATTTTATTATTTAAAAATGAAGCTGATATTCCTAGTGATTTAAAAAATCATAGTGATATTAAAGTTATTGCTATTGATAAACTAGACACAACTGCACTAGAAGAAAAATTTGTTGAAATAAGAAAAGGTAAAGCAACAATTGAAGTTGCTAAACAAATGATGCAACTTCCAAACTATGTTGGTGCAATGTTAGTTAAAATGAATCAAGCTGATTGTATGTTATCAGGACTAAACAACACAACAGCTGACACAATAAGACCTGCATTACAAATAATTGGTACAAAACCAGGTTATAGTATTGCAAGTAGTGTATTTATTATGAGTAAAGGTGAAGAAAATTACATTTTTACTGATTGTGCACTAAATATTAGACCAACTAGTCAACAATTAGCAGATATGACAGACATGGCTGCTGATTTTGCTAAAACTTTAAATGTTAAAAATGTTGAAGCAGCCTTATTAAGTTATTCAACAAACGGATCAGGTAAAGGTGAAGATGTTGATAGAGTTCATGCTGCTGTTGAAATTCTAAAAAATAAAGAAAAAGATTATTTAGCAGATGGAGAAATCCAATTTGATGCAGCATTTGATAAATCAGTTAGAGATAAAAAATTCCCTAACAATTTATTAACAAAACAAACACCAGATATCTTTGTTTTCCCTGATATTAATGCTGGAAATATTGGTTATAAAATTGCTCAAAGAATGGGTGGATTTGAAGCTATAGGTCCATTTGTTCTAGGGTTAAACCAACCAGTAAACGATTTAAGTCGTGGAGCTACTTTAGTTGATGTTTTAAACACAGCAATTATGACTTTACATTTATCTTAA
- a CDS encoding alpha-ketoacid dehydrogenase subunit beta, producing the protein MAIVNNIKAVTDALDSAMEKHKNIVVFGEDVGTEGGVFRATQGLQAKYGNERCFNAPISEAMFAGVGLGMAMNGMRPVIELQFEGLGLPALQNIMTNISRMRNRSRGKYTAPMVIRTPMGGGIRALEHHSEALESVFSHIPGIQVVCPSTPYDVRGLLLAAIESPDPVIFLEPTKLYRAFKQEIPDDYYTIKIGEGYKIQEGNDITVVTYGAQTVDCQKAVAMLKESHPNATVDLIDLRSIKPWDKKMVVESVKKTGRLLVVHEAVRSFSVSSEIIASVNEECFEYLKAPLSRCTGYDVVTPYDRGEAYFQTSPLKVLDKMKELLDYKF; encoded by the coding sequence ATGGCTATTGTTAATAATATTAAAGCTGTAACTGACGCTTTAGATTCTGCAATGGAAAAACACAAAAATATTGTGGTTTTTGGAGAAGACGTAGGAACTGAAGGGGGAGTTTTCAGAGCTACTCAAGGTTTACAAGCTAAATATGGAAATGAACGTTGTTTTAACGCTCCAATCAGTGAAGCTATGTTTGCTGGTGTTGGTTTAGGTATGGCTATGAATGGTATGAGACCTGTTATCGAATTACAATTTGAAGGTTTAGGATTACCAGCTTTACAAAACATTATGACTAACATTTCAAGAATGAGAAACCGTAGTAGAGGAAAATATACTGCACCTATGGTTATTAGAACTCCAATGGGTGGAGGAATTCGTGCACTAGAACACCACAGTGAAGCTTTAGAATCTGTATTTTCTCACATTCCTGGAATACAAGTTGTTTGTCCATCTACTCCATATGATGTTAGAGGATTATTACTAGCAGCTATTGAATCACCAGATCCAGTTATTTTCTTAGAACCAACTAAATTATATAGAGCTTTCAAACAAGAAATCCCAGATGATTACTACACTATTAAAATTGGTGAAGGATACAAAATTCAAGAAGGAAACGACATAACTGTTGTTACTTATGGAGCTCAAACTGTTGATTGTCAAAAAGCAGTTGCAATGTTAAAAGAAAGTCATCCAAATGCTACAGTTGACTTAATTGATTTACGTTCAATTAAACCATGAGATAAAAAAATGGTTGTTGAATCAGTTAAAAAAACTGGAAGACTATTAGTTGTTCATGAAGCTGTTAGATCATTTTCTGTTTCTTCTGAAATTATTGCTAGTGTAAATGAAGAATGTTTTGAGTATCTAAAAGCACCTTTATCAAGATGTACAGGTTATGATGTTGTTACACCTTATGATAGAGGTGAAGCATACTTCCAAACTAGTCCATTAAAAGTTTTAGACAAAATGAAAGAACTTTTAGATTATAAATTTTAG
- a CDS encoding acetate kinase — translation MILVVNSGSSSIKFKLFETTNGVEAILDGLAERIGIDGRLKFEHNDQKYVYDDELKDHESAIKFILDKLIELKIIDNVEQITGVGFRTVHGGEISQSTLIDENVLNKIKENIKLAPLHNPGAIVAIEAVSKLMPKAKLVSCFDTAFHQTMPEVNYLYSTPYSWYEKHRVRKYGFHGISYQYITSKCESIFNKKSEDLNLIVCHLGNGASICCVKNGKSHDTSMGLTPLAGLMMGTRSGDVDPSIAEYMAKELNTDIFEITKSLNKESGLLGMSGISADMRDVTDAYLKGDKRAILTIEKYAQTVADFIVKYANYLDNVDGIVFTAGIGENSSLIRKIIIEKVKLLQVKIDENKNTSKYDDFMLISTDDSKVPVYAIRTNEEKMICLDTLKLTK, via the coding sequence ATGATTCTTGTAGTTAACTCAGGAAGTAGTTCAATTAAATTTAAGTTATTTGAAACAACAAACGGTGTTGAAGCGATTCTAGATGGTCTAGCTGAAAGAATTGGGATTGATGGTAGACTAAAATTTGAACACAATGATCAAAAATACGTTTATGATGATGAATTAAAAGATCATGAATCTGCAATTAAATTTATCTTAGATAAATTAATTGAATTAAAAATCATTGATAATGTTGAACAAATAACTGGTGTAGGATTTAGAACAGTTCATGGTGGTGAAATTAGTCAATCTACTTTAATTGATGAAAATGTTCTAAATAAAATAAAAGAAAATATTAAACTAGCACCTTTACACAATCCAGGAGCAATCGTTGCTATTGAAGCTGTTTCTAAATTAATGCCAAAAGCTAAATTAGTTTCATGCTTTGATACAGCATTCCACCAAACAATGCCTGAAGTAAATTACTTATACTCAACGCCATATTCATGATATGAAAAACACCGTGTAAGAAAATATGGTTTCCATGGTATAAGTTATCAATACATTACTTCAAAATGTGAATCAATTTTTAATAAAAAATCTGAAGATCTAAACTTAATCGTTTGTCATTTAGGAAACGGAGCAAGTATTTGTTGTGTTAAAAACGGTAAATCACACGATACATCAATGGGTCTAACACCTTTAGCAGGATTAATGATGGGAACAAGAAGTGGTGATGTTGATCCATCTATTGCTGAATATATGGCAAAAGAATTAAATACTGACATTTTTGAAATCACTAAATCTTTAAATAAAGAATCAGGATTATTAGGAATGAGTGGTATTTCTGCTGATATGAGAGATGTTACTGATGCTTATTTAAAAGGTGATAAAAGAGCTATTTTAACTATTGAAAAATATGCTCAAACTGTTGCTGATTTCATTGTAAAATATGCTAACTATTTAGATAACGTAGATGGTATTGTATTTACAGCTGGAATTGGTGAAAATTCAAGCTTAATTAGAAAAATAATTATCGAAAAAGTTAAATTATTGCAAGTTAAAATTGATGAAAATAAAAACACTTCTAAATACGATGATTTCATGTTAATTTCAACTGATGATTCAAAAGTTCCTGTTTATGCAATTAGAACCAATGAAGAAAAAATGATTTGTTTAGATACTTTAAAACTTACAAAATAA
- a CDS encoding lipoate--protein ligase: MINLLISKYHDPAINLAIEEYLTYHWKSKDPIVFFWQNANTIVVGRNQNTFAEINLTEAWKDGVKIIKRNTGGGTVFQDLGNVCYSLIVDNSTDDVDYQKALQPIITYLNDNKIPAEFSGRNDMVIDGYKVSGNAQLKTKNKTLVHGTLLFDVDLSKIAKYLIVDPEKLKHQQVRSKPARVRNIKDFFKDLNIDIDLDTFIGNVIDSYVKNEQIHWIELTDEEIQSINRSKLEKYDRWEWNFGRNTNFSLNKKKYLESKGFIQISLDVDNGTIKDIKIYGDFLGTQGTEELEKSLIGVSFKQEDIEKVLDSYDLEEIFAKNFTKEDFINLLFE, from the coding sequence ATGATTAATTTATTAATTTCAAAATACCATGATCCAGCTATTAATTTAGCGATTGAAGAATACTTAACATATCATTGAAAATCAAAAGATCCAATTGTGTTTTTCTGACAAAATGCTAATACTATTGTTGTTGGACGTAACCAAAACACATTTGCTGAAATTAATTTAACTGAAGCTTGAAAAGACGGAGTGAAAATCATCAAAAGAAATACTGGTGGTGGAACTGTTTTTCAAGATTTAGGTAATGTCTGTTATTCATTGATTGTAGATAATTCAACTGATGATGTAGATTATCAAAAAGCTTTACAACCAATAATTACTTATTTAAATGACAATAAAATACCTGCTGAATTTTCAGGTAGAAATGACATGGTAATTGATGGATATAAAGTTAGTGGTAATGCTCAATTAAAAACTAAAAATAAAACTTTAGTTCACGGAACATTATTATTTGATGTTGATTTATCTAAAATAGCTAAATATCTAATTGTTGATCCAGAAAAATTAAAACACCAACAAGTTAGATCAAAACCAGCTAGAGTAAGAAACATTAAAGATTTCTTCAAAGATCTAAATATCGATATCGATTTAGATACATTTATCGGTAATGTAATTGATTCATATGTTAAAAATGAACAAATTCATTGAATTGAATTAACAGATGAAGAAATTCAATCAATTAATAGATCTAAATTAGAAAAATATGATAGATGAGAATGAAACTTTGGTCGCAATACAAATTTCTCTTTAAATAAAAAGAAATATTTAGAATCTAAAGGATTTATCCAAATCAGTTTAGATGTAGATAACGGAACTATTAAAGATATTAAAATTTATGGTGATTTTTTAGGAACTCAAGGTACTGAAGAATTAGAGAAATCTTTAATAGGAGTTTCATTTAAACAAGAAGACATCGAAAAAGTATTAGATAGTTACGATTTAGAAGAAATCTTTGCTAAAAACTTTACTAAAGAAGATTTCATAAATTTATTATTTGAATAA
- the pdhA gene encoding pyruvate dehydrogenase (acetyl-transferring) E1 component subunit alpha, producing MNYLGKFDPLKDECVRIMDKDGKIINPKLMPKISNEEIIEAYKTMNLSRRQDIYQNTMQRQGRLLSFLSSTGQEACEVAYINALNKKTDHFISGYRNNAGWLAMGQKIRNIMLYWVGNELGGRSPEGVNSLPPNIIIGSQYSQAAGMAFAEKYNKTGGVVVTTTGDGGTSEGETYEAMNFAKIHEVPAIFVCENNQWAISTARSEQTKSLNFAVKAIASGMPSIKVDGNDYFACIAVFKEVVEYARKGNGPVFVECETYRLGAHSSSDNPDVYRPKGEFEEMQQYDPLVRLKKWLIENKLWSDKQQEELDAEQDKFIAEEFAWVEQNKNYGLEEIFKYQYAEMDSFLKEQYEEAKAFFEKYPEAAKGGHH from the coding sequence ATGAATTATTTAGGAAAATTTGATCCATTAAAAGACGAATGTGTTCGTATAATGGATAAAGATGGGAAAATTATTAACCCTAAATTAATGCCTAAAATTTCTAATGAAGAAATTATAGAAGCATACAAAACAATGAATCTTTCTCGTAGACAAGATATTTATCAAAACACAATGCAACGTCAAGGAAGATTACTATCTTTCTTATCATCAACAGGTCAAGAAGCTTGTGAAGTTGCATACATTAATGCATTAAACAAAAAAACTGATCATTTTATAAGTGGTTATAGAAACAATGCTGGATGACTAGCAATGGGACAAAAAATCAGAAACATTATGCTTTACTGAGTAGGTAATGAATTAGGAGGAAGATCACCTGAAGGTGTTAACAGTTTACCTCCAAACATTATTATTGGTTCACAATACTCACAAGCTGCTGGTATGGCGTTTGCTGAAAAATACAACAAAACTGGTGGAGTTGTTGTTACAACAACTGGTGATGGAGGAACTAGTGAAGGTGAAACTTATGAAGCAATGAACTTTGCAAAAATTCATGAAGTTCCAGCTATTTTTGTATGTGAAAATAACCAATGAGCTATTTCTACTGCAAGAAGTGAACAAACTAAATCATTAAACTTTGCAGTTAAAGCTATTGCGAGTGGTATGCCTTCAATTAAAGTTGATGGAAATGATTACTTTGCATGTATAGCAGTATTTAAAGAAGTTGTTGAATACGCTAGAAAAGGTAATGGACCAGTATTTGTTGAGTGTGAAACATATAGATTAGGTGCACACTCATCTTCAGATAACCCAGATGTATACCGTCCAAAAGGTGAATTTGAAGAAATGCAACAATATGACCCATTAGTAAGATTAAAAAAATGATTAATCGAAAACAAATTATGATCAGATAAACAACAAGAAGAATTAGATGCAGAACAAGATAAATTTATTGCTGAAGAATTTGCTTGAGTTGAACAAAATAAAAACTATGGATTAGAAGAAATTTTCAAATATCAATATGCTGAAATGGATTCATTCTTAAAAGAGCAATATGAAGAAGCAAAAGCATTCTTTGAAAAATACCCAGAAGCTGCTAAAGGAGGGCACCACTAA
- a CDS encoding dihydrolipoamide acetyltransferase family protein — translation MYQVKFADIGEGLTEGTVAEVLVKVGDTVKSGQALYFVETDKVNSEIPAPVDGKIAVINISAGQEIKVGDVVMEIDDGSGPSVSTPAKQEAKVEVIEENASVVGATPVSNELITRNVSTTVSSTQQVKATPLARKVAADLKVDLSSLKGTGPNGRILVADVKNAQSSNVQSEPAASSQEKPVACKKTPDIDAPLSWDTINMNGIRKATVKAMVKSHTEIAAFTGMKNVDITETHKLRSDLKDYAASEGVKLTYLAFIIKACAKALRDMPNINARGDFANNKIQYMHNINIGIAVDTPQGLMVPVIKGADLLSVFEIANKISELAKKAKEGKLSMKEMTEATFTVSNFGSVGLDYATPIINSPESAILGVGTMTQTPMYINGEIKPRFIMPFSMTCDHRIIDGADAGRFLIKVQEYLAKPIVLFV, via the coding sequence ATGTATCAAGTTAAATTTGCTGATATCGGTGAAGGACTAACTGAAGGAACAGTCGCTGAAGTTTTAGTTAAAGTTGGAGATACTGTAAAATCAGGTCAAGCTCTATACTTTGTTGAAACTGATAAAGTTAATAGTGAAATTCCAGCTCCAGTTGATGGAAAAATTGCAGTAATTAATATTTCAGCTGGTCAAGAAATTAAAGTTGGAGACGTTGTTATGGAAATTGATGACGGATCTGGACCTTCAGTTTCAACTCCAGCTAAACAAGAAGCTAAAGTTGAAGTTATTGAAGAAAATGCTAGTGTTGTTGGAGCAACTCCTGTTTCAAACGAATTAATTACAAGAAATGTATCAACAACTGTTTCATCAACTCAACAAGTAAAAGCAACTCCATTAGCAAGAAAAGTTGCAGCTGATTTAAAAGTGGATCTATCTTCATTAAAAGGTACTGGTCCAAATGGAAGAATTTTAGTAGCTGATGTTAAAAACGCTCAATCATCTAACGTTCAATCTGAACCAGCTGCTTCAAGTCAAGAAAAACCAGTTGCATGTAAAAAAACACCAGATATTGATGCTCCATTATCATGAGACACAATCAACATGAATGGAATCAGAAAAGCAACAGTTAAAGCTATGGTTAAATCACATACTGAAATTGCTGCATTTACTGGTATGAAAAATGTTGATATTACTGAAACTCACAAATTAAGATCTGATTTAAAAGATTACGCTGCATCAGAAGGAGTTAAATTAACTTACTTAGCATTTATTATCAAAGCTTGTGCTAAAGCATTACGTGATATGCCAAATATTAATGCAAGAGGAGATTTTGCAAACAACAAAATTCAATACATGCACAATATAAACATTGGTATTGCTGTAGATACTCCTCAAGGATTAATGGTACCTGTAATTAAAGGTGCTGACTTGTTAAGTGTTTTTGAAATCGCTAACAAAATTTCTGAATTAGCTAAAAAAGCTAAAGAAGGAAAATTAAGTATGAAAGAAATGACTGAAGCAACATTTACAGTTTCAAACTTTGGTTCAGTCGGATTAGATTACGCAACTCCAATTATTAATTCACCAGAATCTGCTATTTTAGGAGTAGGAACAATGACTCAAACTCCAATGTACATTAACGGTGAAATTAAACCTAGGTTCATAATGCCATTCTCAATGACTTGTGACCATAGAATTATTGATGGTGCTGATGCAGGAAGATTCTTGATCAAAGTTCAAGAATACTTAGCAAAACCAATAGTATTATTTGTCTAA
- a CDS encoding FAD-dependent oxidoreductase — translation MKVIVLGTNHAGTTAVRTLKRLDPTCEVNTYDKNDAISFLGCGIALWVKGEVKDPNMLFYATPETLKEEGINVFMNHDVLSVDDKTKTVTVKDLLTGEVKTDNYDKLIVATGTWPLIPPIPGIDLDGVQICKNYHHAKKILEHNLDKNYKKIAVVGAGYIGVELVEAFNEFGKDVTLIDVADRIMPVYYDKEFTDLMQEKMTKAGVKLVLGSKVTEFKGENGKVTQVITDKGSIDVDYVIFSVGVRPQTKILEGVCDLDERGAIVTNDYMQTTNADIYAVGDCAQVYNKALNKSVPIQLATTAVRTAVTAATNIVRGNVLKSPGYTGANGISVFDFHMASVGVSVEAAKRLGMEVESINFHDLDRPEFMSSAHDVWFKVVWDKNTRKIVGAQVASEKNHTEVMYMLALGIQKDLTIDELPLVDIFFLPHFNKPFNFISLAGLEVLGLNYFKKK, via the coding sequence ATGAAAGTTATAGTATTAGGTACTAACCACGCTGGTACTACAGCAGTTAGAACATTAAAAAGATTAGACCCAACTTGTGAAGTTAATACCTATGATAAAAATGATGCTATTTCATTTTTAGGATGTGGTATTGCTTTATGAGTTAAAGGGGAAGTAAAAGACCCAAATATGTTATTTTACGCTACTCCAGAAACTTTAAAAGAAGAAGGAATTAACGTATTTATGAATCATGACGTTTTATCAGTTGATGATAAAACTAAAACAGTTACTGTTAAAGATTTATTAACAGGTGAAGTAAAAACTGATAATTACGATAAATTAATCGTTGCTACTGGAACATGACCACTAATTCCTCCTATCCCAGGAATCGATTTAGATGGTGTTCAAATTTGCAAAAACTACCACCACGCAAAAAAAATTCTAGAACACAACTTAGATAAAAATTACAAAAAAATCGCAGTTGTTGGTGCAGGATACATCGGAGTTGAATTAGTTGAAGCATTCAACGAATTTGGAAAAGATGTTACTTTAATTGACGTTGCTGACAGAATTATGCCAGTTTACTACGATAAAGAATTTACTGATTTAATGCAAGAAAAAATGACTAAAGCAGGTGTTAAATTAGTATTAGGTTCAAAAGTTACTGAATTTAAAGGTGAAAACGGAAAAGTTACTCAAGTTATTACTGATAAAGGTTCAATCGATGTGGATTATGTAATCTTTTCAGTAGGAGTAAGACCACAAACTAAAATTCTTGAAGGAGTTTGTGACTTAGACGAAAGAGGAGCTATTGTAACAAACGATTACATGCAAACAACAAATGCTGATATTTATGCAGTAGGAGATTGTGCTCAAGTTTACAACAAAGCTTTAAACAAAAGTGTTCCAATCCAATTAGCTACAACTGCAGTTAGAACAGCTGTTACAGCTGCAACAAACATTGTTAGAGGAAATGTATTAAAATCACCTGGATATACTGGTGCAAACGGTATTTCAGTATTTGATTTCCATATGGCAAGTGTTGGAGTTTCGGTAGAAGCTGCTAAACGTTTAGGAATGGAAGTAGAATCAATCAATTTCCACGATTTAGATAGACCTGAATTCATGTCATCAGCACACGATGTATGATTCAAAGTTGTTTGAGACAAAAACACAAGAAAAATTGTTGGAGCTCAAGTAGCAAGTGAAAAAAATCATACAGAAGTAATGTACATGTTAGCTTTAGGAATTCAAAAAGACTTAACAATTGATGAATTACCACTAGTTGATATTTTCTTCTTACCACACTTCAACAAACCATTTAACTTCATTTCATTAGCTGGATTAGAAGTTTTAGGTTTAAATTACTTTAAAAAGAAATAG
- the lpdA gene encoding dihydrolipoyl dehydrogenase has product MYKVKFADIGEGLTEGTVAEVLVKVGDTVKSGQALYFVETDKVNSEIPAPVDGKIAVINISAGQEIKVGDVVMEIDDGSSTSDSASSKKEAAEENASVVGATPVSNDLLPRRSHSATSAPAQEPAKVDVNVEDTFDVAVIGAGIGGYVCAIKCAQLGLKTLIVEKEYYGGVCLNVGCIPTKTLLKTSHVYHDILHKAKELGIVVPNTEKVVIDWAQALERKNGVVKKLTGGVKYLLDKNKVTQIKGNAVALDKNTISVNGKNYRANNLVIATGSIPNHLPLPGFDEGRKAGVVIDSTGILSVPKIPDSLVVIGGGVIGIEFGCLFASLGTKVTVLQALPTVLEMLDKDVIDVMTKELKTTYNMNVITNASVKEFKNGEVVYEVDGKQQTIKGEYVLESVGRRTTLDGFENIGLELTPRKGIEVNQYQETNLDSVYAVGDVIGKAMLAQSAVKAAIVTANRIAKKANKAHAEDITMDFNKVPSCIYTHPEVAMIGKTEQQLKAENVEYKAFKFPFSAIGKALADDDTTGFVKIIVEPKYKTVLGAHIIGNRATEMISEITAVIECEGTITEIANTIHPHPTMSEAVGEVAEALETGKAIHF; this is encoded by the coding sequence ATGTATAAAGTTAAATTTGCTGATATCGGTGAAGGACTAACTGAAGGAACAGTCGCTGAAGTTTTAGTTAAAGTTGGAGATACTGTAAAATCAGGTCAAGCTCTATACTTTGTTGAAACTGATAAAGTTAATAGTGAAATTCCAGCTCCAGTTGATGGAAAAATTGCAGTAATTAATATTTCAGCTGGTCAAGAAATTAAAGTTGGAGACGTTGTTATGGAAATTGATGATGGATCATCAACTTCTGATTCTGCTTCATCTAAAAAAGAAGCTGCTGAAGAAAACGCTAGTGTTGTTGGAGCAACTCCTGTTTCTAACGACTTATTACCAAGACGTAGTCATTCTGCAACTTCAGCTCCAGCTCAAGAACCTGCTAAAGTTGATGTAAATGTTGAAGATACATTTGATGTTGCTGTAATTGGTGCTGGAATTGGTGGATATGTTTGTGCTATTAAATGTGCACAATTAGGATTAAAAACTTTAATAGTTGAAAAAGAATACTATGGTGGAGTTTGTTTAAATGTTGGATGTATTCCTACAAAAACATTATTAAAAACTAGTCACGTATATCATGATATTTTACATAAAGCTAAAGAATTAGGTATTGTAGTACCTAACACAGAAAAAGTTGTTATCGACTGAGCTCAAGCTTTAGAAAGAAAAAACGGAGTAGTTAAAAAATTAACTGGTGGAGTTAAATATTTATTAGATAAAAATAAAGTAACTCAAATTAAAGGTAATGCTGTTGCGTTAGATAAAAACACTATTAGTGTAAATGGTAAAAATTACCGTGCAAATAATTTAGTAATTGCAACTGGATCAATTCCTAACCACTTACCATTGCCAGGATTTGATGAAGGAAGAAAAGCTGGAGTTGTTATTGACTCAACAGGTATTTTATCAGTACCTAAAATTCCTGATTCATTAGTTGTTATTGGTGGAGGAGTTATTGGTATCGAATTTGGATGTTTATTTGCAAGTTTAGGTACTAAAGTTACTGTTTTACAAGCATTACCAACTGTTTTAGAAATGTTAGATAAAGATGTTATTGATGTAATGACAAAAGAGTTAAAAACTACTTACAACATGAACGTTATTACTAATGCAAGTGTTAAAGAATTTAAAAACGGAGAAGTTGTTTACGAAGTTGATGGAAAACAACAAACAATTAAAGGTGAATATGTTTTAGAATCTGTTGGACGTAGAACAACTTTAGATGGATTTGAAAACATTGGATTAGAATTAACACCACGTAAAGGTATTGAAGTTAACCAATATCAAGAAACTAACCTTGATTCAGTATACGCTGTAGGAGATGTTATTGGTAAAGCTATGTTAGCTCAATCAGCAGTTAAAGCAGCTATTGTTACTGCTAACAGAATTGCTAAAAAAGCTAACAAAGCTCATGCTGAAGATATCACAATGGACTTTAACAAAGTTCCATCATGTATCTATACTCATCCAGAAGTTGCTATGATCGGAAAAACTGAACAACAACTTAAAGCTGAAAATGTAGAATATAAAGCCTTTAAATTCCCATTCTCAGCAATTGGTAAAGCTTTAGCTGATGATGATACAACTGGATTTGTAAAAATTATCGTTGAACCTAAATACAAAACTGTTTTAGGAGCTCATATAATCGGAAATAGAGCAACTGAAATGATTTCAGAAATTACTGCTGTTATTGAGTGTGAAGGAACAATCACTGAGATTGCAAACACAATTCACCCTCACCCAACAATGAGTGAAGCTGTTGGAGAAGTTGCTGAGGCACTAGAAACTGGAAAAGCAATTCACTTCTAA